A portion of the Carya illinoinensis cultivar Pawnee chromosome 11, C.illinoinensisPawnee_v1, whole genome shotgun sequence genome contains these proteins:
- the LOC122282120 gene encoding zinc finger protein CONSTANS-LIKE 4 — protein MSQLIQAETSTYPISAIIITKLLSTSAMASIPQFYSDCTFPSDLSDFTTPFLAGVSGTEAIYCGPMWSSEESIINPVFEKGFPDDVLSQSNISSSDGMSSFPGQLDQTSEMAIPTLFDSKMDLCGHMVGIDQNFGVGYQLPDVVCTFGDESCGFSDDYGLSVYPAAREKGGIQVNHHAIDQESNIKVGRYSKEEKKERILRYLHKRNQRNFNKTIKYACRKTLADRRVRVRGRFARNRKLGEEERAIKNTNNSYVDEELCYSDAIQIKTDEDDWLQEALSSLIYLPYITGSQLDN, from the exons ATGTCACAATTAATACAGGCGGAAACATCTACGTACCCCATATCCGCCATCATCATCACCAAGCTCCTTTCTACCTCTGCAATGGCGTCCATTCCTCAATTCTACTCCGACTGTACATTTCCTTCTGACCTTTCTGACTTCACTACCCCATTCCTGGCTGGTGTAAGTGGTACTGAAGCAATTTATTGTGGTCCAATGTGGAGTAGTGAAGAAAGCATTATTAATCCAGTATTTGAGAAAGGTTTTCCTGATGATGTCTTGTCACAATCTAACATCTCATCATCGGATGGCATGTCATCGTTCCCCGGACAGCTAGATCAGACGTCGGAGATGGCCATTCCGACATTGTTCGACTCTAAAATGGATTTGTGTGGCCACATGGTTGGGATTGATCAGAATTTTGGTGTCGGGTACCAGCTGCCGGATGTCGTGTGCACTTTTGGGGATGAATCTTGTGGATTTTCTGATGATTATGGATTATCTGTTTATCCAGCCGCTAGAGAAAAAGGG GGAATCCAAGTTAATCACCATGCAATTGATCAAGAATCCAATATCAAGGTCGGCCGGTACtccaaggaagaaaagaaggaaaggattCTAAGATATTTGCATAAGAGAAACCAAAGGAACTTCAACAAAACCAtcaag TACGCATGTCGGAAGACCCTAGCTGACAGGAGAGTTAGAGTACGGGGTAGATTTGCAAGGAACAGGAAACTAGGTGAAGAAGAAAGGGCAATCAAAAATACCAACAATTCTTACGTGGACGAGGAGTTGTGTTATAGTGATGCTATCCAG ATAAAAACTGACGAGGATGACTGGCTTCAAGAGGCTTTGtcgagtttaatttatttaccaTATATTACTGGCTCCCAACTCGACAACTGA